In a single window of the Micromonospora inositola genome:
- a CDS encoding MFS transporter, with protein MSRTAFKAAGDAHAERWKALVFIALAQLIVVLDATIVNIALPSAQQDLGISDGDRQWVVTAYALAFGGLVLFGGRVADLWGRKRAFVIGLIGFAAASALGGAATTGTTMFGARALQGVFGALLAPAALSLLAVMFTDAKERAKAFGIYGAIAGGGSAVGFILGGVLTEYLDWRWTFFVNIPFAIVAAAGAYFVVREPEGSRNRSPLDIPGVVLSTLALASLVYGFTRAESHGWGDTTTISLFGGSVVLLLAFVLTEARVKAPLLPLRVVTDRNRGGVYLSLGIAVIAMFGTFLFLTYYLQVVKGYSPVKSGFCFLPMVAGMMVGSTQIGPRLMTRVPARFLMGSGFLVAAAGMFLLAQLEIGSSYASTVLPALALLGLGMGMTFMPAMSLATLGVEPRDAGVASAMVNTSQQVGGAIGTALLNTIATSVTTSYVQDHIANAATKPQQQLVQLQGVVHGYTNAIWFAIGMLVLATLIVLSLVNVGRTGREGAEDEVAVPVVAH; from the coding sequence ATGTCTCGAACAGCCTTCAAGGCTGCCGGCGACGCGCACGCCGAGCGCTGGAAAGCGCTCGTCTTCATCGCGCTCGCCCAGCTGATCGTCGTCCTCGACGCCACCATCGTGAACATCGCCCTGCCCTCCGCCCAGCAGGACCTGGGCATCTCCGACGGCGACCGGCAGTGGGTCGTCACGGCGTACGCCCTGGCCTTCGGCGGCCTGGTCCTGTTCGGCGGCCGGGTGGCCGACCTGTGGGGCCGCAAGCGCGCCTTCGTCATAGGCCTGATCGGTTTCGCCGCCGCCTCCGCGCTCGGCGGCGCGGCGACCACCGGCACGACGATGTTCGGGGCCCGCGCCCTCCAGGGCGTCTTCGGCGCCCTGCTCGCCCCCGCCGCGCTCTCGCTGCTCGCCGTGATGTTCACGGACGCCAAAGAGCGCGCCAAGGCGTTCGGCATCTACGGCGCGATCGCCGGCGGCGGCAGCGCCGTCGGCTTCATCCTCGGCGGTGTGCTCACCGAGTACCTGGACTGGCGCTGGACGTTCTTCGTCAACATCCCGTTCGCGATCGTCGCGGCGGCCGGCGCCTACTTCGTCGTCCGCGAGCCCGAGGGTAGCCGCAACCGCTCCCCGCTCGACATCCCCGGCGTCGTCCTGTCCACCCTGGCCCTGGCCTCGCTGGTCTACGGCTTCACTCGCGCCGAGTCTCACGGCTGGGGCGACACCACGACCATCTCCCTGTTCGGCGGGTCAGTGGTCCTGCTACTCGCCTTCGTCCTCACCGAGGCCAGGGTCAAGGCACCGCTGCTGCCCCTGCGAGTGGTCACGGACCGCAACCGCGGCGGCGTCTACCTCTCCCTCGGCATCGCGGTCATCGCGATGTTCGGCACCTTCCTGTTCCTGACCTACTACCTGCAGGTCGTGAAGGGCTACTCGCCGGTCAAGAGCGGGTTCTGCTTCCTGCCGATGGTGGCGGGCATGATGGTCGGCTCGACGCAGATCGGGCCGCGTCTGATGACCCGCGTTCCGGCCCGGTTCCTGATGGGCTCCGGCTTCCTGGTGGCCGCGGCCGGCATGTTCCTGCTGGCGCAGCTGGAGATCGGCTCGTCCTACGCCTCGACCGTCCTGCCGGCTCTGGCGCTGCTCGGTCTCGGCATGGGTATGACGTTCATGCCCGCCATGTCCCTGGCCACTCTGGGCGTCGAGCCCCGGGACGCCGGTGTCGCCTCCGCGATGGTCAACACCTCGCAGCAGGTGGGCGGCGCGATCGGCACGGCCCTGCTGAACACGATCGCCACCTCCGTGACGACCTCGTACGTCCAGGACCACATCGCCAACGCCGCGACGAAGCCGCAGCAGCAGCTGGTCCAGCTGCAGGGCGTGGTGCACGGCTACACCAACGCCATCTGGTTCGCCATCGGCATGCTGGTGCTCGCCACGCTGATCGTCCTGTCTCTGGTCAACGTCGGCCGTACGGGCCGCGAGGGCGCCGAGGACGAGGTGGCGGTGCCGGTGGTCGCCCACTGA